The DNA region GGTGCCCCCTTTGTTTTCGCTTTTCGAGCCGTCGCAGGGCGGCCGGCTCCTGCCGGCATGTCTCCGGTCAAAGCGACAGCAACCACGTCGTCCAGCGTCTCGGCCAGATGGAACGTGATGTGCTTCTGAACATCCGCTGGGATGTCTTCAATATCTACTTCGTTGTCGATCGGAAGAATGATTTCTCGAATCCCTGCCCGAACGGCCCCCAGAACCTTCTCCTTCACTCCACCAATAGGCAGCACGCGTCCAGTCAATGTCAGCTCGCCCGTCATCGACACATCGCGTCGGACCTTCCGCCCAGAGATGGCCGACACCAGTGCCGTTGCCATAGTGATTCCGGCCGAAGGACCGTCCTTCGGAATCGCCCCAGCCGGGACGTGAATGTGAACCTCGACCTTCTGTAACGAATCTTCGGGGATGCCGAGTCGCTCGGCGTTGGCCTTCGCGTACGATAGGGCCGCACGTGCCGACTCCTTCATGACGTCACCAAGCTGCCCGGTCAGTACGAAGCCACCCTCGCCTGGCATGACGCTAGCCTCGACGAACATGATGTCCCCGCCCATCGGGGTGTAGAACATGCCGGTTGCCACGCCACGTGTGTCGTGATCCGAGATCCGCTCCGGATGCACCCTCGGGCGCCCCAGAAGCTCCGCCACGTCATCGGGCGACGCGTTGATCTTCTTGAGTTTTCCACCCGCAATCTGGCGCGCGACCTTGCGGGCAAATTTCCCAACTTCACGCTCTAGCTGCCGAACGCCGGCCTCCCGCGTGTAACTCTGGATGATCGTGAGGAGGGCCTTGTCTTTCATCTTCAGCTCGGCATCGGTCAGGGCATTTTCCTTCCTCTGACGACGGAGCAGATACCGCTTCGCGATCTCTAGCTTCTCGGCCTCGGTGTATCCGGCGAAGTCGACTCGTTCCATACGGTCGAGAAGCGGGCCCGGAATACGATCCAGATAGTTCGCGGTCGCGACAAAGAGCACCTCAGAAAGATCGAACGGGATTCCGAGATAGTGATCGACGAACGTGGAGTTCTGAGCGGGGTCGAGCACCTCTAGGAGAGCAGAACTCGGGTCACCCTGATACGACTGACCGAGCTTGTCGACCTCGTCGAGCAGGAATACCGGATTCTTGCTCTTGGCCGATCTCATCCCCTGGATGATCCGTCCAGGCATCGCACCCACATAGGTACGCCGATGACCTCGGATGTCGGCCTCGTCTCGGGCTCCACCAAGTGAAATCCGCACGTAATCACGACCAAGAGATCGCGCGATCGACTGAGCAATCGAGGTCTTTCCGACCCCAGGAGGTCCGACGAAGAGCAGAATAGGCCCGCGACCCGCACCACCGTCGCCAGCGCCGTCCGGCTCTTCATCACCGGCAGCCTCAGTAGACCGATCCATCGCGAGCTTCCGCACAGCCAGGAACTCGAGCACGCGATCCTTTACGTCCTCCAGCCCATAGTGATCATCGTGGAGGATCTCTTCGGCCAGACGGAGATCGATCTTCTCCTCACTTCGCTGGTTCCAAGGTAGCTCCGTGATCCACTCGAGAAACGTGCGAATGACCTGATACTCGGCCGACTGAGGGCTGGTACGCTCGAGGCGACGCAATTCACGATCGACCTCCGATCGTTGTTCCTCACTGAGCTCGAGCTCCTCGATCCGCTTCTGCATCTCTTCGATGTCGTCGCGTTCTTCCTCTTCTCCGAGCTCCTTCTGGATCGCCTTGAGTTGCTCACGCAGAAGCATTTCGCGCTGTCGCTCGCCCAGCTCCGACTGGACCTTCGCCTGAATGTCTTCCTGTGCATCGATCCGCGCGAGCTCCCGCTCCACCGCCAAGAGACAGGCGCGCATGCGCTCTTCGTCGTCGAGTAGCTCCAGAAATCCCTGTTTGTCCGAAGTCTCAAGCTCAAGATAGAACGCTACGAGGTCAGCAAAGGGACCCGATTCCTCCACGCCTTGAATAAGCTGATTCAGGGCCTCCGCTGGCACACCTCGACGGGTACCGAGTTCGGCAGCCCGGTCGCGCAGCTCCTGATCCAGTGCCTGAAACGCCGGATCCTCTGAATTTCGGGGCTCCACCGTGTCCATCTTGAGGAGCACCGCATTGAGCATGGATTGGCCCTCCTGCTCGTACGACAACGCCCGGGCTCGACCCTCTCCCTGCACGAGCAGCTGCACACCACCACGGACCCGATGGGTCTGGATGATGCGAACGACGGTCCCGACCGAGTACAGGTACTCGGGCGCAGCGTCGTCGACATTCTCTCGCTGTGCTACGGCAAACATTCGTCGGTCGCCGTCCAGCGCTTCCTGCACGGCCTCGACGGTTCCCGGGCGCCCTGCCGAAATCGGCACGGCGACGCCAGGATACACGACCGTATCACGAAGGGGCAGGACCGGCAGCGTGAATCTTTCAGCCATCGGATCTTCGGTGTCCTTTCCCCCGGTCATCTTCGGATCGGGGGTCGGTGTCTTGTCAGACAGAGTAGATGCTCCGGCGTTCGTTGATTCGTCTGTAATGGGTGGGCCCAAGAGCCCTGTCACTCACTCATCGCTCGCCAGTCGTAGCTTCGATTGCACGATCCTTGCCACGAATATGACCCAAATTCCTGCCCGGATCGCATGGCCTTATGCCAATCTGGCGGTTATCGGTATGCCGGACATGCCACTTTTTTGGGCCGAGAGCGGCGGTTAGGTTGGCACCTCCTCACTTCTCGCGCCACCGGACATCGTTCCATCATGAGCGATTCACTTGAGGGCATCACATGGTTTCGCGGCTCCTCCGTTCGAATCAGAAGGAAGGGCTTGGAGACCCACATGGACCCACATGGCGTGGACAAGGATTCCGAGGCGGAT from Longimicrobiales bacterium includes:
- the lon gene encoding endopeptidase La; the encoded protein is MAERFTLPVLPLRDTVVYPGVAVPISAGRPGTVEAVQEALDGDRRMFAVAQRENVDDAAPEYLYSVGTVVRIIQTHRVRGGVQLLVQGEGRARALSYEQEGQSMLNAVLLKMDTVEPRNSEDPAFQALDQELRDRAAELGTRRGVPAEALNQLIQGVEESGPFADLVAFYLELETSDKQGFLELLDDEERMRACLLAVERELARIDAQEDIQAKVQSELGERQREMLLREQLKAIQKELGEEEERDDIEEMQKRIEELELSEEQRSEVDRELRRLERTSPQSAEYQVIRTFLEWITELPWNQRSEEKIDLRLAEEILHDDHYGLEDVKDRVLEFLAVRKLAMDRSTEAAGDEEPDGAGDGGAGRGPILLFVGPPGVGKTSIAQSIARSLGRDYVRISLGGARDEADIRGHRRTYVGAMPGRIIQGMRSAKSKNPVFLLDEVDKLGQSYQGDPSSALLEVLDPAQNSTFVDHYLGIPFDLSEVLFVATANYLDRIPGPLLDRMERVDFAGYTEAEKLEIAKRYLLRRQRKENALTDAELKMKDKALLTIIQSYTREAGVRQLEREVGKFARKVARQIAGGKLKKINASPDDVAELLGRPRVHPERISDHDTRGVATGMFYTPMGGDIMFVEASVMPGEGGFVLTGQLGDVMKESARAALSYAKANAERLGIPEDSLQKVEVHIHVPAGAIPKDGPSAGITMATALVSAISGRKVRRDVSMTGELTLTGRVLPIGGVKEKVLGAVRAGIREIILPIDNEVDIEDIPADVQKHITFHLAETLDDVVAVALTGDMPAGAGRPATARKAKTKGAPARKKSAAGKASAKAAGKKKPARKKKAKAKKPATQKSMAAKKAAPKKKAK